GCCTTGCCGGACGCCTCGACCGACATGGTCGCGACGGTCTCCTCGGGGCCCGCCCAGTGGCGGGTCGCGATACCGGACCGCGAGCGGATCCACTCGTCGGACGAGTCGATGTGCTTGAGGATCTCCTCGTTCGGCACGACACGGGTCGGGCGGTAGCCGCCGACGCCCATGATCCGCGCGTACGGGGCGCCCTTCGAGGGCTTGATCTTCGAGGTCATGCGCTTCGGACTCCTATTCGGCCGGTGCGGATTGCTCGGCGATCAGCGTGCGGGCCGCGTCGAGGTCGTCGGGCGTCTTGAGGGCGAGGGTCCGCACGCCGGGCAGCGCGCGCTTGGCCAGGCCGGTGAGCGTGCCGCCGGGAGCCGCCTCGATGAGCGTGGTGACCCCGAGCTCCTTGAAGGTCTCCATGCACAGGTCCCAGCGCACGGGGTTGGCCACCTGGCCCACCAGCCGCTGCACCAGTTCCTGGCCGGAGGAGACCTGCGCTCCGTCCTTGTTGGAGACGTAGCGGGTGCGCGGATCGGCGACCGCCAGCTGGGCGGTCGCGGATTCCAGGGCCGAAACGGCGGGTGCCATGTGGTGAGTATGGAACGCGCCGGCCACCTTCAGCGGTACGACCCGGCGAGTGCCTTCCGGCTTGTTCTCGACCAGTGCGGCGATCTGCTCGGCGGTGCCCGCGGCGACGATCTGGCCGGCGCCGTTCACATTCGCCGGGGTCAGGCCCAGCTGCTCCAGATGCGGGATGACCACGGCCTCGTCGCCGCCCAGCAGCGCGGCCATACCGGTCTCGGTGACGGCGGCGGCCTCGGCCATCGCCTGGCCGCGCCGGCGCACCAGCGTCATCGCGGCCTCGTCGGTCAGCGTGCCGGCCAGCGCGGCGGCGGCCAGCTCACCGACGCTGTGGCCGGCCACCGCGCCGGTCTGCGCGGCGACGTCGTCGGCCGTGGCGAACAGCTGCCGGGCGGAGAGCAGGGCGGAGGCCACCAGCAGCGGCTGCGCCACCGCGGTGTCACGGATCTCCTCCTCGTCCGCCTTCGTGCCGTAGTGGACCAGGTCCAGGTCGATGGCGGCCGACCACGCACGGAGACGGTCCTCGACACCGGGAAGGTCGAGCCAGGGAGTCAGGAAGCCGGGCGTCTGAGCGCCTTGGCCGGGAGCGACGAGTACGAGCACCCTCACACTCTCTCTTGTGGGTGGTTCCGCCCGCCCGTGGGGACAAGGACGAAGAACCATCGGGGGAATTGTTGGTGTCCGACAAAAGTCTAGGGTTGGGCCTCACCGTCAGCCAGACGCCCCAGAATCAGCGCGATACGGAGGGTGAACGCCGAGCGCACATCGGAGGGTGACCAGCCGGTGACGTCTGTCACACGTCGCAGCCGATAGCGCACGGTGTTGGGGTGCACGAACAGCATCCTGGCGGCCCCCTCCAGACTGCTCGCCTGCTCCAGATAAACGCTCAGCGTCTCCAGAAGTGCCGACCCGGCTTCCTCCAGCGGTCTGTAGATCTCCTCCACCAACTGCTCGCGCGCGACCGGGTCCGAGGCCATCGCGCGCTCCGGCAGCAGATCGTCCGCGAGCACCGGCCGCGGGGCGTCCGGCCAGGCGGCACAGGCCCGCAGTCCGGCGGCGGCGGCCTGCGCCGAACGGGTCGCGGCCAGCAGATCGGAGACGACCGGGCCGGCCACCACGGGACCGGCGGCATACGGGCCGATCAGTGCCTTCGCGGCCTTCAGCGGATTGTCCGAACCGCCCGCGATCACCACCAGGCGGGAGCCCAGCACACCGGTCAGGACCTGGAGCTTGGCGTGCCGCGCGGCGCGCCGGATCGCCTCCACGGTCAGCTCGCTGTCCCCGTCCGGCGCGGTGCCCAGCACCACGCACACATGCTCGGGGGAGTTCCAGCCCAGCGCCGCCGCACGGGAGACCGCGCCCTCGTCGGCTTCCCCCGACAGGACCGCGTTGACCACCAGCGACTCCAGCCGGGCGTCCCAGGCGCCGCGGGCCTCGGCCGCCTGGGCGTAGACCTGCGCGGTGGCGAAGGCGATCTCCCGGGCGTAGACCAGCAGCGCCTCGCGCAGCACGGACTCATCGCCCGGGGCCGCGACCTCGTCGATCGCGGACTCCATGACCTCGATGGTCGTACGGACCATCTCCACGGTCTGCCGCAGCGTGATCGCCCGGGTCAGTTCGCGCGGCGCCGTGCCGAAGACATCGGTGCTGATCGCCTGGGGGGTCTCCGGATGCCGGAACCATTCGGTGAACGCGGCGATTCCGGCCTGGGCGACCAGACCGATCCAGGAACGATTCTCCGGGGGCATCGCGCGGTACCACGGCAGCGTGGCGTCCATGCGGGCGATGGCGGCGGCCGCCAGCTTGCCGGACGAATTCTCCAGGCGCCGGAGGGTCGCGGAGTGCGGGTGCGCGTCGCGCGATGCGGGTTCAGACACGGGACAAGCCTGCACTATCGGGGCGGGGAGGTGAGGGGGCGGGGCTACCGTGGGCCCATGATTCAGGTGCGGAGAGGCCATGAACGGTATCCGGGCGGGGACGCGGAGGCCGGGATCGAGTCGCTGCACGCGTTCTCCTTCGGGCCGCATTTCGACCCGGAGAATCTGCGCTTCGGCGTGCTGATCGCCTGCAACGAGGAGCGGCTGGCGGCGGGCGCCGGATTCGACGAGCACCCCCACCGCGACACGGAGATCGTGACCTGGGTGGTCGAGGGGGAACTGACACACCGCGACTCGGCCGGCCACGAGACCACCGTACGCCCGGGTGATCTCCAGCGGCTCAGCTCGGCGGGCGGCGTCCGGCATGTGGAGCGCAACGACGGCGACGGGCCGCTGCGCTTCGTCCAGATGTGGCTGGCGCCGCACGAGGTCGGCGGGGAGCCGTCGTACGAGGTGGTGCGCGGGATCGCCGACGGCACCCCGTACGCGGTCCCGAGGGCGGGCGCCCTGCTGCATGTGCGCCGCCTCGCCGACGGTGAGCGCACCGCGGTCCCGGATGCCGCACGGGCCTATGTGCAGGTGGTGCGCGGCGCCGTACGACTCGGCAACGCCTGTCTGGAGGCCGGTGACGCGGCGCGGATCACCGACGGGGAGGGGCTGGAGCTGCGGGGGCTGGCGGCGGCGGAGTGCCTGGTGTGGGAGATGGGCCCGGAGCCGTCGTACGGGTGAGCCGGTGCGGTCCGGGCGGCCGGTGCCGCTCGGACCGCACGTCAGGTCAGGAAGTCTGTGCCAGCTCGGCCAGCACCGCGTCCGTCAGCGGCGGCCAGGCCTCGATCGCCCACGGCCCGAAGGCCCGGTCGGCCAGCGCCACACACGCCACGCGGGCGTCCGGGTCCACCCACAGGAACGTCCCGGACTGTCCGAAGTGCCCGAAGGTGCGGGGCGAGGACGACGCGCCCGTCCAGTGCGGTGACTTGCCGTCCCGGATCTCGAAGCCCAGGCCCCAGTCGTTGGGCTTCTGGTGCCCGTAGCCCGGCAGCACCCCCGACAGACCGGGGAAGACGACCTGGGTCGCCGCCGCGAGGGTCTGCGGGGCGAGCAGCCGGGGCGCCTGCAGCTCGGCCGCGAAGTGGATCAGGTCGGCGACCGTGGAGACGCCGTCCTTGGCGGGCGAGCCGGGCAGCTCCGTTGAGGTCATCCCGAGGGGGGCGAGCACCGCCTCGTGCAGATACTGCGGGAAGGGGATGTCGGTCGCCTTGGCGATGTGGTCGCCCAGCGCCTCGAAACCGGCGTTGGAGTAGATCCTGCGGGTGCCCGGCTCGGCCATGGCGCGCGGCTCGTCGAAGGCCAGCCCCGAGGTGTGGGCGAGGAGATGACGCACCGTGGAACCCTCGGGCCCGGCCGGCTCGTCCAGCTCGACGGCGCCCTCCTCGACGGCCAGCAGTGCGGCGTACGCGGCCAGCGGCTTGGTCACGGACGCCAGCGGGAAGCGATGCTCCAGGGGGCCGTATGCTCCGGCCACCGATCCATCGGCTCGTACGACGGCGGCCGCAGCGGTGGGCACCGGCCAGTTCTCGATCATCCGCAGGCTCTGCATGCCCACGAGCTTAGGGGCCGGTCCGGCGTCCCCAAATTCCGGTCAAGTCTGCCCGTGATCGGCGCTTGCCTGGAGTGCGCTCGAAGTCTCTAGCGTTGAAGACGTCGAGAGGCACCCGGCGAAACCGCCGGGGGACGTCCGGCGCGACAGGGGAGACGGGGCATGACGGTAACGCAGAGCGGACCGGCGGCGAGCGGCGCGACCACGACCAGGAGGCCGCCGGCGAAGGTGCGTGACTGCGGCACCGCGCGCCCGCATCCGCGGCCCGCCGGCCGCGACCAGTACACGATCAGCGAGGTGGCGCAGCACACCGGGCTCAGCGCCCACACCCTGCGCTGGTACGAGCGCATCGGCCTGATGCCGCACGTGGACCGCACCCACACCGGGCAGCGGCGCTTCACCAACCGCGATCTGGACTGGCTGAGCCTGGTGACCAAGCTGCGGCTGACCGGTATGCCGGTCGCGGACATGGTCCGCTACGCCGAGCTGGTGCGGGCCGGTGAGTGCACCTTCGCCGAGCGGGAGCAGCTGCTGACCGCGCACCGCGAGGACGTACGGCAGCGCATAGCCGAGCTGCAGAGCACGCTGGACGTACTCGACTACAAGATCGACATCTATGCCGACGCCCGGCGGGCGTCCGAGAGGTTCTGAGGTCTCCATGGGTAGCGAGAAGATCGAGACGGTCGAGCTGGGCACCGGCGGACCGCGGGTCGGGGTGCAGGGCCTCGGCTGTATGGGCATGAGCTTCGCCTACGGCCCGACGGACGCCGACGAGGCGCGGGCCACGCTGGAGCGCGCACGGGAACTGGGCGTGACGCTCTTCGACACCGCCGATATGTACGGCATGGGGGAGAACGAGAAGTTCATCGCCCCCTTCATCCGGGCACACCGCGACGAGGTCGTGCTGGCCACCAAGTTCGCGATATCCCTCGACCCGGACGACCCGGCCAAGCGCATCATCCGCAACGACCGGGCCTATATCCGCCAGGCCGTCGAGGGCAGCCTCCGGCGCCTGGGCGTGGACGAGATCGACCTGTATTACATGCACCGCCGCGATGTGAACGTCCCGATCGAGGAATCGGTCGGCGCCATGGCCGAACTCGTCGCCGAGGGCAAGGTCAAGCACCTGGGGCTGAGCGAGGTGACCGGCAGCGAACTGCGCGCGGCCCAGGCCGTGCACCCGATCGCCGCGCTGCAGTCCGAGTGGTCGCTGTTCAGCCGGGACATCGAGGAGGGGGTGGTGCAGGCGGCGGCCGAGCTCGGCGTCGGTGTCGTGCCGTACTCCCCGCTCGGCCGGGGCTTCCTGACCGGTGCCTTCGTGCACGCCGACAATGAGCTGGGCGCGGACGACTTCCGCCGTCAGCAGCCCCGCTTCACCGGCGACAACGCGGCCGTCAACGCCGCGCTGCTGGAGCCGGTCCGCGCGGTCGCCGACGCCCATGGCGCCACGCCCGGCCAGATCGCGCTGGCGTGGGTGCAGCAGCAGGCCACGGCACGCGGCCTGGCCGTCGTCCCGATCCCCGGCACCCGTAAGCGCAGCCGGATCGAGGAGAACACCGGGGCGACCCGGATCCGGCTGACCGAACAGGACCTGGCGCGGCTGGAGCCGATCGCCGGGCAGGTCGCGGGGGCGCGGTACGCGGACATGTCGTTCACCTCGGCGGGACGGGAGTAGCAGGTCCGGCGGGGCGGGGCCGAGGGCGCCCCGCTCCTTCCCGGGCCCGGTGAGCCCCGCCGCGGACGGGTCCTACGCCAGCCCCAGCGCGAAGGCCCCGAACCCGGCGGCCAGAAGCGCCGTGGCGGCTCGCCGGACCCCGTCGACACCCGTCCAGGGCGCCTCGAAGCGGTGGGTGGTGCGGCCGATGAGGAGCAGCGCGGCGGCGAAGACCGGCAGCCAGGCGAGCCGGGCCAGGACCCAGCCGAGGGTGTCGGGCGCCACCGTCAGTCCGGGGACCTGCCCCAGGA
This genomic stretch from Streptomyces nigrescens harbors:
- a CDS encoding ACP S-malonyltransferase, with product MLVLVAPGQGAQTPGFLTPWLDLPGVEDRLRAWSAAIDLDLVHYGTKADEEEIRDTAVAQPLLVASALLSARQLFATADDVAAQTGAVAGHSVGELAAAALAGTLTDEAAMTLVRRRGQAMAEAAAVTETGMAALLGGDEAVVIPHLEQLGLTPANVNGAGQIVAAGTAEQIAALVENKPEGTRRVVPLKVAGAFHTHHMAPAVSALESATAQLAVADPRTRYVSNKDGAQVSSGQELVQRLVGQVANPVRWDLCMETFKELGVTTLIEAAPGGTLTGLAKRALPGVRTLALKTPDDLDAARTLIAEQSAPAE
- a CDS encoding PucR family transcriptional regulator — its product is MSEPASRDAHPHSATLRRLENSSGKLAAAAIARMDATLPWYRAMPPENRSWIGLVAQAGIAAFTEWFRHPETPQAISTDVFGTAPRELTRAITLRQTVEMVRTTIEVMESAIDEVAAPGDESVLREALLVYAREIAFATAQVYAQAAEARGAWDARLESLVVNAVLSGEADEGAVSRAAALGWNSPEHVCVVLGTAPDGDSELTVEAIRRAARHAKLQVLTGVLGSRLVVIAGGSDNPLKAAKALIGPYAAGPVVAGPVVSDLLAATRSAQAAAAGLRACAAWPDAPRPVLADDLLPERAMASDPVAREQLVEEIYRPLEEAGSALLETLSVYLEQASSLEGAARMLFVHPNTVRYRLRRVTDVTGWSPSDVRSAFTLRIALILGRLADGEAQP
- a CDS encoding pirin family protein, giving the protein MIQVRRGHERYPGGDAEAGIESLHAFSFGPHFDPENLRFGVLIACNEERLAAGAGFDEHPHRDTEIVTWVVEGELTHRDSAGHETTVRPGDLQRLSSAGGVRHVERNDGDGPLRFVQMWLAPHEVGGEPSYEVVRGIADGTPYAVPRAGALLHVRRLADGERTAVPDAARAYVQVVRGAVRLGNACLEAGDAARITDGEGLELRGLAAAECLVWEMGPEPSYG
- a CDS encoding serine hydrolase domain-containing protein, whose amino-acid sequence is MQSLRMIENWPVPTAAAAVVRADGSVAGAYGPLEHRFPLASVTKPLAAYAALLAVEEGAVELDEPAGPEGSTVRHLLAHTSGLAFDEPRAMAEPGTRRIYSNAGFEALGDHIAKATDIPFPQYLHEAVLAPLGMTSTELPGSPAKDGVSTVADLIHFAAELQAPRLLAPQTLAAATQVVFPGLSGVLPGYGHQKPNDWGLGFEIRDGKSPHWTGASSSPRTFGHFGQSGTFLWVDPDARVACVALADRAFGPWAIEAWPPLTDAVLAELAQTS
- a CDS encoding MerR family transcriptional regulator, producing MTVTQSGPAASGATTTRRPPAKVRDCGTARPHPRPAGRDQYTISEVAQHTGLSAHTLRWYERIGLMPHVDRTHTGQRRFTNRDLDWLSLVTKLRLTGMPVADMVRYAELVRAGECTFAEREQLLTAHREDVRQRIAELQSTLDVLDYKIDIYADARRASERF
- a CDS encoding aldo/keto reductase; translation: MGSEKIETVELGTGGPRVGVQGLGCMGMSFAYGPTDADEARATLERARELGVTLFDTADMYGMGENEKFIAPFIRAHRDEVVLATKFAISLDPDDPAKRIIRNDRAYIRQAVEGSLRRLGVDEIDLYYMHRRDVNVPIEESVGAMAELVAEGKVKHLGLSEVTGSELRAAQAVHPIAALQSEWSLFSRDIEEGVVQAAAELGVGVVPYSPLGRGFLTGAFVHADNELGADDFRRQQPRFTGDNAAVNAALLEPVRAVADAHGATPGQIALAWVQQQATARGLAVVPIPGTRKRSRIEENTGATRIRLTEQDLARLEPIAGQVAGARYADMSFTSAGRE